A part of Corynebacterium mustelae genomic DNA contains:
- a CDS encoding DUF3017 domain-containing protein: protein MGEETTQKLITPLDNPHDVDLKPSVVPRGLQYAAMVVFVIAVIASGVFSFTEHWRRATFTLGVALLWLSLVRITCDSKVLWVLAVRSRHFDAAYTALGGALMVFLASSVDSLGS, encoded by the coding sequence ATGGGCGAGGAAACGACACAAAAGCTCATTACGCCACTGGATAATCCGCATGATGTGGATCTGAAGCCGTCCGTGGTGCCACGTGGTCTGCAATATGCAGCGATGGTGGTATTTGTCATTGCGGTGATTGCATCCGGGGTATTTTCGTTCACCGAGCACTGGCGTCGGGCCACATTTACGTTAGGGGTGGCGCTGCTGTGGCTATCGCTGGTACGGATAACATGTGATTCCAAGGTATTGTGGGTTCTTGCTGTCCGATCCCGCCATTTTGATGCCGCATATACTGCCCTGGGCGGAGCATTGATGGTCTTTTTGGCTTCGTCGGTAGATTCGTTGGGAAGTTAG
- a CDS encoding HtaA domain-containing protein → MVTAHSSHALRRRAVSLFFVPALVGLPLALAPQAHAQEGCAFNWGIKQSFRSYIKGPIAKGSWTGSGVGFTGSETGADGAFVFTPGKATVDGGTNATIPLQGSLNFKGHDYGAGPLLDMTISDVKLVVQGGTAQIVADYQSYESDMIDKTRKGAPISGQDAPLVTINLSNPVDTNSGSINMAGSTSLTADGAKLFLQYNAGEAMDPTSGSVKLDGSCGGSTGGTGGGGSRSLGRITGEFSGANKEIMGILSETNDTMNGLTTFMGNAQEFKKQLNSFANDGKTTSGGTTSGGTISGSGTSGNTTSGNSGSGTSGGASGTGGTSGSGATGGGASSGGSGATGGGAASGGGASSGGSGATGGAAGGGNDVCSSSSARGVQNAKAAWGIKQSFQSYITGSIAKGKWTLNGVGHSGGKFQFSGKSGAVDPGAKSGTIGYGGGIQFTGHNGVLNLTITNVEIQFNGGSGSLVANVQSSDTSGKKTDFGRVALGSLNFSSLNVSDSSASGTASVSLTDAGSKAFAEFYEPGTQLDPISFEASLGAAPNCASGQGSAAAASAAGGGGGAAAAAALKDGGGEAGAAVGEDGELLFEDAEGNSSTGYENGANKFKIKNAATGGTTDLDMTPGMYVLLAIAAFVVAGGSMGRLVVNNPV, encoded by the coding sequence ATGGTTACTGCACACTCATCGCACGCGTTGCGACGCCGCGCAGTCAGTCTCTTTTTTGTGCCTGCACTGGTCGGGCTGCCATTGGCTTTGGCACCGCAGGCACATGCGCAGGAGGGGTGCGCCTTTAATTGGGGTATCAAACAAAGCTTCCGTAGCTACATCAAGGGGCCAATCGCTAAGGGGAGCTGGACTGGTTCCGGAGTTGGTTTTACAGGCAGTGAAACAGGTGCCGACGGTGCATTTGTTTTCACCCCAGGTAAAGCAACCGTTGATGGTGGCACAAATGCTACCATACCTTTGCAGGGGTCATTGAATTTCAAAGGCCATGACTACGGTGCTGGCCCGCTGTTGGATATGACGATTTCTGATGTCAAACTTGTGGTTCAGGGCGGTACCGCTCAGATTGTCGCGGATTACCAGTCCTATGAATCCGACATGATAGATAAAACCCGTAAGGGCGCACCGATTAGTGGTCAAGACGCACCCTTGGTCACAATCAATCTCAGTAATCCGGTAGACACCAACTCTGGTTCCATCAATATGGCTGGGAGCACATCGCTGACCGCAGATGGAGCCAAACTCTTCCTGCAATATAACGCAGGTGAGGCTATGGATCCCACCTCTGGATCGGTCAAGCTTGACGGCAGCTGTGGCGGCTCGACTGGTGGCACCGGTGGTGGCGGCTCGCGCAGTCTTGGCCGAATTACTGGCGAATTTTCCGGTGCAAACAAAGAAATCATGGGTATTTTGTCCGAAACAAATGACACCATGAATGGCTTAACAACTTTCATGGGCAACGCCCAGGAATTTAAGAAGCAACTCAATTCTTTCGCTAATGACGGCAAGACCACCTCGGGTGGAACTACCTCTGGCGGAACCATCTCGGGTTCTGGTACTTCCGGTAACACAACTTCCGGAAACTCCGGTTCTGGCACTTCAGGCGGAGCGTCTGGTACCGGCGGCACTAGTGGTTCTGGTGCAACAGGTGGCGGCGCTTCTTCTGGTGGCTCTGGTGCTACCGGCGGTGGCGCGGCCTCGGGCGGCGGTGCTTCTTCTGGCGGCTCTGGTGCGACAGGTGGCGCTGCCGGTGGTGGCAATGATGTATGTTCATCTTCCTCGGCACGTGGCGTGCAAAACGCTAAGGCTGCGTGGGGTATTAAGCAATCCTTCCAGTCCTATATCACTGGCTCCATCGCCAAAGGTAAATGGACGCTCAATGGTGTTGGGCATTCCGGCGGTAAGTTCCAGTTCAGTGGAAAGAGCGGTGCTGTTGATCCGGGGGCAAAGAGCGGCACTATCGGATACGGTGGTGGTATTCAATTCACCGGTCATAATGGTGTTTTGAATCTCACCATCACCAACGTGGAAATTCAATTCAATGGTGGTAGTGGTTCCCTGGTCGCTAACGTACAATCTTCTGACACTTCCGGGAAAAAGACTGATTTCGGTCGAGTGGCACTTGGGTCACTGAACTTCTCTTCCTTGAATGTTTCTGATTCCAGCGCTTCTGGCACGGCATCTGTGTCATTGACTGATGCTGGATCTAAGGCATTCGCTGAGTTCTATGAGCCAGGCACCCAGCTTGATCCGATCTCCTTCGAAGCATCGCTCGGTGCAGCACCGAACTGTGCTTCTGGTCAAGGTTCCGCAGCTGCGGCGAGTGCCGCAGGCGGTGGTGGCGGAGCAGCCGCAGCCGCAGCGCTGAAAGACGGTGGTGGAGAAGCTGGCGCTGCTGTTGGTGAAGACGGCGAATTGTTATTCGAAGACGCCGAAGGCAATAGCTCCACTGGTTATGAAAATGGTGCCAATAAGTTCAAGATCAAGAATGCTGCGACTGGTGGTACAACCGATTTGGATATGACACCAGGAATGTATGTTCTTTTGGCTATCGCTGCCTTCGTTGTTGCCGGTGGCAGCATGGGGCGGTTGGTTGTCAATAATCCGGTGTAA
- the metX gene encoding homoserine O-acetyltransferase MetX, whose translation MLDTSGTLCTINIGDFYTEAGATIPDVTIAYQAWGEFRGDNLILIEHALTGDSNVTEWWPDIVGPGKALDTDTFCVLCTNALGGCMGTTGPASLAPDGHPWGSRFPAVSIRDLVAAEKQFLERVGVSEVHAVIGGSMGGARTLEWTLLYPKQLTAALVLAVSARASAWQIGIQTAQINAIEHDPHWNNGDYYNGTAPLAGLAAARRIAHLTYRGELEIDERFGTSAQPGENPLGTHRSPTQRFAVQSYLDYQGVKLTQRFDAGSYVALTEALNRHDIGRGRGGLNKALASSTVPTMVAGVDTDILYPYHQQEHLSRNLGKLLAMAKISSPVGHDAFLTESRQVDRIIRHFLLLAAHQAEDDGVFISDRV comes from the coding sequence ATGCTGGATACCTCGGGCACACTGTGCACAATCAACATCGGCGACTTTTACACCGAAGCAGGCGCCACGATTCCCGATGTAACGATCGCTTACCAAGCCTGGGGAGAATTTCGAGGCGATAACCTCATCCTCATAGAACATGCACTCACCGGGGACTCCAACGTCACCGAATGGTGGCCAGACATCGTGGGCCCCGGTAAAGCATTAGATACCGACACCTTCTGCGTGTTATGCACCAATGCACTGGGCGGCTGCATGGGAACAACCGGCCCGGCATCGCTTGCTCCCGATGGACATCCGTGGGGATCACGGTTCCCCGCAGTTTCGATCCGCGACCTCGTCGCTGCGGAAAAACAATTTTTAGAACGCGTCGGCGTAAGTGAAGTCCACGCGGTGATTGGCGGTTCCATGGGCGGCGCTAGAACCTTAGAATGGACATTGCTCTATCCAAAGCAGCTAACTGCAGCTCTTGTCTTAGCCGTATCCGCGCGGGCGAGCGCGTGGCAAATCGGAATCCAAACCGCACAAATCAATGCCATCGAACACGACCCGCATTGGAATAACGGCGACTACTACAACGGCACAGCGCCGTTAGCTGGGTTAGCGGCGGCACGGCGTATTGCCCACTTAACATATCGCGGCGAATTGGAAATCGATGAACGGTTCGGGACCTCCGCACAGCCAGGTGAAAATCCGCTGGGAACTCACCGCAGCCCAACACAACGGTTCGCCGTACAAAGCTATCTTGATTATCAAGGGGTGAAGCTCACCCAGCGGTTCGACGCTGGTTCCTATGTCGCCTTGACGGAAGCATTAAACCGCCATGATATCGGACGCGGGCGAGGCGGCTTAAACAAGGCACTTGCATCGTCAACGGTTCCGACCATGGTCGCCGGGGTTGATACTGACATTTTGTATCCTTATCATCAACAAGAACACCTCTCCCGAAATCTTGGGAAACTGCTGGCAATGGCGAAAATTTCTTCTCCAGTGGGGCACGATGCTTTTTTGACCGAATCCCGTCAAGTTGATCGCATTATTCGCCACTTTTTATTACTAGCTGCGCACCAAGCAGAAGACGACGGCGTATTTATCAGTGATCGCGTCTAG